In one Puniceicoccus vermicola genomic region, the following are encoded:
- a CDS encoding arylsulfatase: MKLKRLTLAALFSCLCLGGSLSAQSSKEDKTSKDQSPDTSKPNILLIVSDDTGWGDPGVYGGGEGRGMPTPNLDAMADSGMTLFSFYGQPSCTPGRAAIQTGRIPNRSGMTTVAFQGQGGGLPAAEWTLASVLKQAGYKTYFTGKWHLGESDYALPINQGYDEMEYCFLYHLNAYTYTDPNWFPDMPDELREMFKKVTKGALSGKAGGEAKEMFSVTGEYVDTPDKGVVGIPYLDAYVEKAGISFLEEAAKTPDEPFFININFMKNHQPNLPHPDFKHKSISKTDYADSVVELDTRIGNVMAKLKELGLDKNTLVFYTVDNGAWQDVYPDSGYTPFRGTKGTLREGANRVPAIAVWPGKIEEGVRNHDITGGLDLMATFASLAGQRLPKVDRAGEPIIFDSYDISPVLFGTGENPRNSWFYFSENELSPGAARVGHLKALYNIRGDDGAVTGGLAVDTNLGWKGPEKYVATVPQIFDLLQDPQERYDLFMTNWTERTWALVSFGEATSKLMKTYAQYPPRKLQSEVYTGPVTLTDYERYEHIREAVEKEGISLPMPTGN; the protein is encoded by the coding sequence ATGAAACTAAAACGACTCACTCTCGCGGCTCTATTCAGCTGCCTCTGCCTCGGAGGGTCTCTCTCGGCGCAATCGTCGAAAGAGGATAAAACTTCGAAAGACCAATCTCCTGATACTTCCAAGCCAAACATTCTTCTGATCGTCTCCGACGACACCGGATGGGGTGATCCCGGTGTGTATGGTGGTGGCGAGGGTCGCGGGATGCCGACTCCGAATCTGGACGCCATGGCCGATTCCGGAATGACTTTGTTTTCTTTCTATGGGCAGCCTAGCTGCACCCCAGGACGGGCCGCGATCCAGACTGGTCGTATCCCGAACCGCAGCGGAATGACGACAGTGGCCTTCCAAGGTCAAGGTGGTGGTCTTCCTGCGGCTGAGTGGACTTTGGCTTCCGTGCTCAAGCAAGCCGGATACAAGACCTACTTTACCGGGAAATGGCACTTGGGAGAGTCGGATTACGCTCTGCCGATCAATCAGGGTTACGACGAGATGGAATACTGCTTCCTCTACCACCTGAATGCCTATACCTATACCGATCCAAATTGGTTCCCCGACATGCCGGATGAACTTCGCGAGATGTTCAAGAAGGTGACGAAAGGTGCTCTGAGCGGAAAAGCCGGCGGAGAAGCGAAAGAAATGTTCAGCGTGACCGGCGAGTATGTCGATACACCGGATAAAGGCGTTGTGGGAATCCCTTACCTGGATGCTTACGTGGAAAAAGCGGGTATTTCCTTCCTCGAAGAAGCCGCGAAAACTCCCGATGAGCCGTTCTTCATCAACATCAACTTCATGAAGAACCACCAGCCGAATCTTCCACATCCGGACTTCAAACATAAGTCCATCTCCAAGACGGATTATGCAGATTCGGTTGTTGAGCTCGATACTCGCATCGGAAACGTGATGGCCAAGCTGAAAGAACTCGGCCTCGACAAAAACACTCTCGTTTTCTACACGGTTGACAATGGTGCCTGGCAAGATGTGTATCCGGATTCCGGTTATACCCCTTTCCGTGGAACCAAGGGAACTCTTCGTGAAGGTGCAAACCGAGTGCCCGCGATTGCTGTCTGGCCTGGTAAGATCGAAGAAGGTGTGCGTAATCACGACATCACCGGCGGTTTGGATTTGATGGCAACTTTTGCCTCTCTCGCGGGTCAGCGCCTTCCCAAGGTCGACCGTGCCGGCGAGCCCATTATCTTCGATAGTTACGACATTTCTCCGGTCCTTTTCGGAACGGGTGAAAACCCTCGGAACTCCTGGTTCTACTTCTCAGAAAATGAGTTGAGTCCCGGTGCAGCCCGTGTCGGTCACCTCAAGGCTCTCTACAACATTCGTGGGGATGACGGGGCTGTGACCGGTGGTCTGGCCGTGGATACCAATCTCGGATGGAAGGGTCCGGAAAAGTATGTCGCTACGGTTCCGCAGATTTTCGACCTCTTGCAGGATCCTCAAGAACGCTACGACCTATTCATGACGAATTGGACAGAACGCACTTGGGCTCTTGTCTCCTTCGGTGAAGCGACCTCCAAGTTGATGAAGACCTACGCGCAATATCCTCCGCGGAAGCTGCAGAGCGAGGTCTACACCGGTCCGGTTACGCTCACCGATTACGAGCGCTACGAGCACATTCGTGAAGCCGTGGAAAAGGAAGGCATTAGCCTCCCGATGCCCACCGGCAACTAA
- the hflX gene encoding GTPase HflX produces MIEVREKPKLVERAFLVGITSPEQTDEHTELLLDELASLVETLEIGVNGRTVIHLSKPQPKLMVGKGKAEEILAEARALDCDVIIFDQELSPSQQRNWERMAEKFLVIDRQEIILDIFGERASTKEARLQIELARMEYSLPRLRRAWTHLGRQRGGVMQRGEGETQLEVDQRLVRKRIQRMRAQLEIVRRQRETQRKRRRSLPVPTGAIVGYTNAGKSSLLNALTESDVLAEDKLFATLDPTSRRLSLPNGQNLVLTDTVGFVRNLPHRLVEAFKATLEEAVVSDFLLHVVDVRSAELEEHKETTESVLEELHALDKPTVLVFNKIDGEVDPATISYWRSRYPEAHFVSARTGEGLGALKERMVDLVQQGIRPMKLLIPHDRYDLVHFLHEIGAVDKESYEDEGVLIRGNIPEKQVARVTDFALAGT; encoded by the coding sequence GTGATAGAAGTCAGGGAGAAACCTAAACTCGTTGAGCGCGCCTTTCTAGTCGGCATCACCTCCCCCGAGCAAACGGACGAACATACCGAGCTCCTTCTCGACGAACTGGCCAGTTTGGTGGAAACGTTGGAGATTGGTGTCAATGGCAGGACCGTAATCCATCTCAGTAAGCCCCAACCGAAGCTTATGGTCGGAAAAGGGAAGGCGGAGGAGATTCTCGCGGAAGCGCGTGCGCTCGATTGCGACGTCATCATTTTCGATCAGGAGCTCTCCCCCTCCCAACAACGCAACTGGGAAAGAATGGCCGAGAAGTTTCTGGTGATTGATCGTCAGGAAATCATTCTCGATATTTTCGGAGAGCGGGCATCGACCAAAGAGGCTCGCCTCCAAATCGAACTCGCCCGCATGGAATACAGCCTGCCTCGATTGCGCCGGGCATGGACTCACCTCGGCCGCCAACGCGGGGGCGTCATGCAGCGTGGTGAAGGGGAAACTCAGCTCGAGGTCGACCAACGACTGGTCCGAAAACGCATTCAGCGGATGCGGGCCCAGCTCGAAATCGTCCGCCGTCAGCGCGAAACCCAGCGTAAACGACGCCGCTCGCTTCCCGTTCCGACCGGAGCCATTGTCGGCTACACCAACGCGGGGAAATCCTCCCTGCTCAACGCATTGACCGAGTCCGACGTTCTCGCCGAGGACAAACTCTTCGCGACTCTCGACCCAACGAGCCGACGACTTTCCCTGCCCAACGGGCAAAACCTCGTCCTCACCGACACGGTGGGATTTGTCCGCAACCTGCCCCACCGCTTGGTCGAAGCCTTTAAAGCTACCCTCGAAGAAGCGGTGGTTTCCGACTTTCTCCTCCACGTCGTCGACGTTCGCAGCGCCGAACTCGAAGAACATAAGGAAACGACGGAATCCGTCCTCGAAGAACTTCACGCCCTCGACAAACCGACGGTGCTCGTCTTCAACAAAATCGACGGGGAAGTCGATCCCGCAACCATTTCCTATTGGCGTTCTCGCTACCCCGAAGCCCACTTCGTCAGCGCCCGCACGGGAGAAGGGCTAGGCGCCCTCAAGGAGCGGATGGTCGATCTCGTGCAACAGGGCATCCGCCCAATGAAACTCCTCATCCCGCACGACCGCTATGATCTCGTGCACTTCCTTCACGAAATCGGGGCGGTCGACAAAGAATCCTATGAAGATGAAGGCGTGCTCATCCGGGGCAACATCCCGGAGAAACAAGTCGCCCGCGTCACCGATTTTGCCCTAGCCGGCACATGA
- a CDS encoding response regulator transcription factor, giving the protein MSTEIQDCLQGPVYLVDDDESFRKSVARLLSLSKFKVYDFASVGDFLLKFSRSAEGCLLLDIKMPGPDGMELLDYLRKEEVGPPVVFLTGHGDVPTAVEAMRKGAFDILSKPVEKERLIEVIRNALIHGEESIRKEKDRKRLKELFATLTPTEKKIYQMIIEGLPNKAIASRIGNAERTVKLHRSNLSRKLNAQCVADLVRFHFEAGLR; this is encoded by the coding sequence ATGAGCACTGAGATACAGGATTGTTTGCAGGGGCCAGTTTATTTGGTCGATGACGACGAGTCGTTTCGCAAGTCGGTTGCTCGTTTGTTGAGCCTTTCCAAGTTCAAGGTTTATGACTTCGCTTCGGTGGGAGACTTCCTGTTGAAGTTTTCAAGATCGGCTGAAGGTTGCTTGCTCCTGGACATAAAAATGCCAGGGCCCGATGGAATGGAGCTTCTGGATTATCTGCGGAAGGAGGAAGTGGGACCGCCGGTGGTATTTCTTACAGGTCACGGAGATGTTCCGACTGCCGTCGAGGCGATGCGAAAAGGGGCCTTCGATATCCTGAGTAAGCCCGTTGAGAAGGAGCGATTGATTGAGGTCATTCGCAATGCCTTGATTCATGGCGAGGAATCGATTCGGAAAGAGAAGGATCGCAAGAGGCTCAAGGAATTGTTCGCTACCCTGACTCCAACGGAGAAGAAGATCTATCAGATGATCATCGAAGGGCTGCCGAATAAGGCGATCGCGTCTCGAATCGGGAACGCTGAGAGAACGGTAAAGCTGCATCGATCCAATCTCTCCCGAAAATTGAATGCGCAGTGCGTCGCCGATCTAGTCCGATTCCATTTCGAAGCCGGACTTCGTTAG
- a CDS encoding SGNH/GDSL hydrolase family protein — protein MKLPSAAQTHNIAEFIEHPESGLSAISRIPQSVREHLNDNARQRALYSTGCEIRFRLQSPSAKIHIRTCEIGAAHHGPGLGQILFGDFSQTYFYVGKEPTVVEINAPDYEHLSKACNQSSLFDPRLLRVLLPTHTAICEVSVEGEIAPPEAGDIPSRRILNYGSSITHGSGALTSRECWAGCCAHNLGFDLINLGFGGGCHCEPEMTEYLCQRNDFDCAIIETGINMLGLEASLVNERIENLIRRLSSTHSEVPIFCLGVFPCDEDIGKDWNGRAEEIRQFVQKLVATIDSPNLHFIDGKQAVRHSLGMTVDLTHPSPAGMIEIGTYVARQIRKTLGWDDSAPQG, from the coding sequence ATGAAACTTCCCAGCGCCGCCCAGACGCACAATATTGCCGAATTCATCGAGCATCCGGAATCTGGACTATCAGCCATCAGCCGGATTCCACAAAGCGTCCGAGAGCATTTAAACGACAACGCCCGCCAGCGAGCGCTTTACAGCACCGGGTGCGAGATCCGCTTCAGACTCCAGAGCCCGTCCGCAAAGATTCACATCCGCACCTGCGAAATCGGGGCGGCCCACCATGGGCCCGGTCTCGGGCAAATTCTGTTTGGCGACTTTAGCCAAACCTACTTCTACGTCGGCAAGGAGCCCACGGTCGTCGAAATCAACGCCCCGGACTACGAACATCTCTCGAAAGCATGCAATCAATCTTCGCTATTCGATCCAAGGCTCCTCCGGGTGCTGCTTCCCACCCACACGGCCATCTGTGAAGTTTCCGTAGAAGGTGAAATTGCCCCTCCGGAGGCCGGGGACATTCCTTCCCGGAGGATCCTCAACTACGGCTCCTCCATCACCCACGGCTCGGGTGCTCTCACATCTCGCGAGTGTTGGGCGGGCTGCTGTGCCCACAACCTTGGATTCGATCTCATCAACCTCGGATTCGGCGGAGGCTGCCACTGCGAACCCGAAATGACCGAATACCTCTGCCAACGGAATGACTTCGACTGCGCCATCATCGAGACCGGCATCAACATGCTAGGACTTGAGGCTTCACTCGTCAACGAACGCATCGAAAACCTGATCCGACGGCTTAGCTCAACACATTCCGAAGTGCCAATATTTTGCCTGGGAGTCTTTCCCTGCGACGAGGATATCGGCAAAGATTGGAATGGCCGGGCCGAGGAAATTCGACAATTTGTCCAGAAACTGGTCGCCACGATCGATTCACCGAACCTGCACTTTATCGACGGCAAACAAGCGGTGCGTCATTCGCTGGGAATGACAGTCGACCTCACCCATCCTTCCCCCGCGGGAATGATCGAGATCGGGACTTACGTCGCGCGACAGATTCGCAAAACTCTTGGCTGGGACGACTCGGCGCCCCAAGGCTAG
- a CDS encoding peptide ABC transporter substrate-binding protein has protein sequence MKRASTGTGFWRNLSLFLLGIALLNGSLMAEDGPEKQILRRGNGSELQSLDPHVISGVPESRVLRAIFSGLVALDSRTLEPVPAAALSWEILDEGTRYRFHLDPNGRWSNGEPVRANDFKQSIQRILTPALAAPYASQLFVLKNARDFFEGQLEDFDPVGVKVLDPLTLELSLEAPTPYFLSLLVNPAWFPVHRPSIEAAGSWTSRNAEWAKPGKLISNGPYQLAEWRLNDFLRVTRNPYFPNPEEFPLDEIVFFPIPNIYTEERAFLDGLLDVTAIVSPQRIRYYLEGDDPGILQIEPDLGVYYLLLNTRRPPLDDVRVRQALSLALERSSISRDIRKRGEPPAGHFTPVGIGGYNPPALLEEDLQQARDLLAEAGYGPDNPLPPIPFLFNTSETHRPIAEAIQSLWKNRLGIDIELVNKEWKTYLADRQQRDFSIARAGWLGDYLDPETFLGLWTTGSTNNFSGWSNPEYDGLMAEAAKLPAGPERNDFLVDAESILLEEVPIIPIFFYNRAYLLAPRVENWPTNILGYTNYEGIRVQK, from the coding sequence ATGAAACGAGCGTCAACCGGAACCGGATTCTGGCGCAATCTCTCCCTCTTCCTGCTAGGGATCGCCCTGCTTAACGGGTCCCTGATGGCTGAGGACGGCCCTGAAAAGCAAATCCTCCGTCGAGGCAACGGATCGGAGCTGCAAAGCTTGGACCCTCATGTCATTTCCGGAGTGCCCGAGTCTCGGGTCCTCCGCGCAATCTTCTCAGGTCTCGTCGCACTCGACTCGCGCACACTCGAACCGGTTCCAGCCGCAGCCCTCTCCTGGGAAATCCTCGACGAGGGAACTCGATACCGCTTCCACCTCGATCCGAACGGGCGCTGGTCCAACGGAGAGCCCGTTCGGGCTAACGATTTCAAGCAGAGCATCCAGCGCATTCTCACCCCCGCCCTCGCCGCACCCTACGCCTCCCAACTCTTCGTCCTCAAGAACGCCCGCGACTTTTTCGAAGGCCAATTGGAGGACTTCGACCCCGTGGGAGTGAAGGTCCTGGATCCGCTCACCCTTGAACTCTCGCTCGAAGCTCCGACTCCGTACTTCCTCTCGCTTCTCGTGAATCCGGCCTGGTTCCCGGTTCATCGTCCGAGCATCGAAGCCGCCGGCTCCTGGACCTCCCGCAATGCAGAGTGGGCGAAACCGGGAAAACTCATTTCGAACGGCCCCTACCAACTCGCCGAATGGAGGCTCAATGACTTTTTGCGGGTCACCCGCAACCCTTACTTTCCCAATCCCGAAGAGTTCCCTCTGGATGAGATCGTTTTCTTTCCCATCCCCAACATCTATACCGAAGAGCGCGCCTTCCTCGACGGCCTCCTCGACGTGACCGCCATCGTCTCCCCACAGCGGATTCGCTACTATCTCGAAGGAGACGACCCCGGCATCCTGCAAATCGAGCCCGACCTCGGCGTCTACTACCTCCTCCTCAACACCCGCAGGCCCCCGCTTGACGACGTGCGCGTGCGCCAAGCATTAAGCCTCGCCCTCGAGCGTTCCTCCATCAGCCGCGACATCCGCAAACGTGGCGAACCCCCTGCGGGCCACTTCACTCCGGTCGGCATCGGGGGCTACAACCCACCGGCCCTTCTCGAAGAAGATCTGCAGCAAGCCCGCGATCTGCTTGCCGAGGCTGGCTACGGCCCCGACAACCCTCTCCCGCCGATCCCCTTCCTGTTCAACACCTCCGAGACTCACCGCCCCATTGCCGAAGCGATCCAATCCCTCTGGAAAAACCGCCTCGGGATTGATATCGAACTCGTCAACAAGGAGTGGAAGACCTACCTCGCCGACCGCCAGCAAAGAGATTTCTCCATCGCCCGCGCCGGATGGCTCGGCGACTACCTCGACCCCGAAACCTTCCTCGGTCTCTGGACAACCGGATCCACGAACAACTTCAGCGGCTGGAGCAACCCAGAATACGACGGCCTCATGGCCGAAGCCGCCAAACTCCCGGCCGGTCCCGAGCGAAACGACTTCCTCGTCGACGCCGAGTCCATCCTCCTCGAGGAGGTTCCCATCATCCCCATTTTCTTCTACAATCGGGCCTACCTCCTTGCCCCCCGGGTCGAAAACTGGCCCACCAACATCCTCGGATACACCAACTACGAAGGAATCCGCGTTCAGAAGTAA
- a CDS encoding ATP-binding protein, which translates to MRKLALVLMFVCGFWVSGESAGADEDQPSKPLRVLVLFSNQRTLPANQEMQRGIWSSLEPLINSHRIELFEEYLEFHRLPVADENPPMVSFLKKRYKEMVPDVIVLIGTQALDFSEKWMSSIFPDAKKVFAGVLEDQARLFGERYPSAGVVYELAVQPLLEKVEAMMPEVHSVVLVAGAAKFDREVVEIVKDQLEDKGSWEISEIVGEMPESAAEKLSDLPSGTVVVFTSYFQNTEGVTYIPRKILKQLSEKSSAPIFALYDTMLGSGATGIGASPFIDQGRQAGELIQRIVAGESPREIGTIVDDDLKFRFDAREMRRYGLDPKLAPEGVEIFYEYPGLIESHPYAFFFGTMAILVQSLLICSLLWTRYQKQKAENQAREMERYFATVFEENPNPMAVIRVSDGTLQDINPAWEKLYELTREAVLGRTPLDVGILSRDTDAGLYEDFVKNGKVLSGYEREVRTGSGELRNVAFYSNTVEVGGSRVRILTTVDASDRIEAEKLRNSLSRGNRVAQLGQVSAWIAHEINQPLGSILSNAESGLLLLEREAEQARDTELQEILSDIKKEDRRATKVVEHIRTMLGNHSTTKSPLAVSEIFDDVFRMASPEAKRRVVDLRYPSGGIPKVSVLGDRVLLVQVLLNLVFNAMDAVGGVPMSKRIVSLACEASLEDGWVDLIVCDRGPGIPPDHLSSVFEFFYSTKEDGMGLGLAISRFIVEDHRGEITVRNMDGSGARFQIRLLLHEPTNEH; encoded by the coding sequence GGGGCATATGGTCCTCCTTGGAGCCTTTGATTAATTCTCACCGGATTGAGTTGTTTGAGGAATATCTCGAGTTTCATCGTCTTCCGGTGGCCGATGAGAATCCGCCGATGGTTTCCTTCTTAAAGAAACGATACAAGGAGATGGTGCCCGACGTGATCGTCTTGATCGGGACTCAGGCCCTGGATTTCTCGGAGAAATGGATGTCTTCGATTTTTCCCGACGCAAAAAAGGTTTTCGCGGGTGTGTTGGAGGATCAGGCGCGATTGTTTGGCGAGCGGTATCCATCGGCGGGAGTTGTCTATGAACTCGCGGTTCAGCCCCTACTGGAAAAGGTCGAGGCAATGATGCCAGAGGTTCACTCGGTGGTCTTGGTCGCAGGCGCGGCGAAATTTGACAGGGAGGTGGTTGAAATCGTCAAAGATCAACTCGAAGACAAGGGTTCATGGGAGATCTCTGAAATCGTGGGGGAGATGCCGGAATCGGCTGCCGAGAAGCTCTCCGATTTACCTTCGGGGACGGTCGTAGTCTTCACGAGTTATTTCCAGAATACGGAAGGGGTCACCTATATCCCGCGGAAGATTCTCAAGCAGCTTTCAGAGAAATCGTCTGCACCGATTTTCGCCCTTTACGACACGATGCTGGGTAGCGGGGCTACGGGCATTGGGGCGTCTCCCTTTATTGATCAAGGGAGACAGGCTGGCGAATTGATCCAGCGTATTGTGGCAGGGGAGTCCCCGCGGGAAATCGGCACCATCGTGGACGATGATCTTAAATTCCGCTTCGATGCCCGGGAAATGCGTCGTTATGGGTTGGACCCTAAGCTAGCCCCGGAAGGGGTGGAGATCTTCTATGAGTATCCTGGGCTCATTGAGTCTCATCCATATGCCTTCTTTTTTGGGACGATGGCGATACTGGTTCAGTCGTTGCTCATTTGCTCTCTTCTCTGGACTCGTTATCAGAAGCAGAAGGCCGAGAATCAGGCGCGCGAGATGGAGCGATATTTCGCCACGGTGTTTGAGGAGAATCCGAATCCGATGGCGGTGATCCGGGTATCCGATGGGACCCTGCAGGACATTAATCCTGCTTGGGAGAAGCTCTATGAGCTGACCCGTGAGGCGGTTTTAGGAAGGACTCCTCTCGATGTCGGAATTCTCTCCCGCGATACAGACGCCGGCTTATATGAGGATTTTGTCAAGAATGGTAAGGTCCTTTCCGGCTACGAACGCGAAGTGCGCACGGGGTCCGGAGAGTTGCGGAATGTGGCATTCTACAGCAACACAGTTGAAGTCGGAGGGAGCCGAGTGCGCATTCTTACCACGGTTGATGCTAGCGACCGAATCGAGGCGGAAAAGCTGCGGAACAGTCTCTCTCGTGGGAATCGGGTCGCCCAGCTCGGGCAGGTTTCTGCTTGGATTGCCCATGAGATCAATCAACCCCTGGGATCGATTCTGAGCAATGCGGAGTCTGGACTGCTCCTCTTGGAGCGAGAGGCGGAGCAGGCACGTGACACAGAACTTCAGGAAATTCTCTCCGATATTAAGAAGGAGGATCGGCGGGCCACCAAAGTTGTGGAACACATTCGCACCATGTTGGGGAATCATTCGACAACGAAAAGCCCCTTGGCGGTTTCCGAGATATTTGATGATGTCTTCCGAATGGCTTCGCCCGAAGCGAAACGCCGGGTGGTAGATCTGCGATACCCCTCGGGAGGGATCCCTAAGGTGTCGGTTCTCGGGGATCGGGTCTTGCTTGTCCAAGTTCTTTTGAATCTCGTCTTTAATGCGATGGATGCGGTCGGTGGGGTGCCGATGTCCAAGCGAATCGTCTCCCTGGCGTGCGAGGCTTCTTTGGAGGATGGGTGGGTCGATCTCATTGTCTGCGACCGTGGACCGGGGATACCCCCCGATCACCTTTCCTCCGTTTTCGAGTTCTTCTATTCCACCAAGGAGGACGGTATGGGATTGGGACTGGCCATTTCCCGTTTTATTGTCGAAGATCATCGAGGAGAAATCACCGTAAGAAATATGGATGGCAGCGGAGCCCGTTTCCAGATAAGGCTCTTGCTCCATGAACCTACGAATGAGCACTGA
- a CDS encoding HAD family hydrolase, protein MKIADKTITSLLPILLVASALRADPLPSWEETPAKTEIIQFVESTTDPESDSYVPPAERIATFDNDGTLWSEQPMYSQLFFIFDRVNELAPKHPDWKTQEPFASVLKGDYAKALSGGDKAIMELVAATSSGMTSEEYSDAVRDWIKTAKNPEKKMLYTDMVFQPMLELLTYLRAEGYKTYIVSGGGIDFMRVFAEEVYGIPPEQVVGSELQAKFAMQDGVPVMIKESSLDFIDDKAGKPLGIYQHIGRRPIFAAGNSDGDMQMLQYTTVRRSSDDDLPRFGLLVHHDDADREWAYDRDSHFGKLDKALDAASDNDWLVVSMKDDWVSIYPAASSASSKE, encoded by the coding sequence ATGAAAATTGCCGATAAGACCATTACTTCTTTGCTGCCCATTTTGCTTGTTGCTTCTGCGCTGCGAGCGGATCCTTTGCCCTCGTGGGAAGAAACTCCTGCGAAGACGGAGATCATTCAATTTGTCGAATCGACCACGGATCCTGAGTCGGATAGCTATGTGCCGCCCGCCGAGCGCATCGCGACCTTTGATAACGATGGAACCCTTTGGTCAGAGCAGCCGATGTATTCCCAGTTGTTCTTTATTTTCGATCGAGTGAACGAGCTGGCCCCAAAGCACCCTGATTGGAAGACGCAGGAGCCTTTCGCCTCCGTATTGAAAGGGGACTACGCCAAAGCCCTCTCCGGTGGGGACAAGGCGATCATGGAGCTGGTGGCAGCAACGAGTTCTGGAATGACTAGCGAAGAGTATTCGGATGCAGTCCGTGACTGGATCAAGACTGCAAAGAACCCGGAAAAGAAAATGCTCTACACAGACATGGTTTTTCAGCCGATGCTAGAGCTTCTGACCTATTTGAGGGCAGAGGGCTACAAGACTTACATCGTTTCCGGAGGTGGAATTGATTTCATGCGAGTCTTCGCCGAGGAAGTTTACGGAATCCCTCCTGAGCAAGTTGTGGGAAGTGAGCTGCAAGCAAAGTTTGCAATGCAAGACGGTGTGCCGGTTATGATCAAAGAGTCTTCGCTCGACTTTATCGACGATAAGGCCGGTAAACCCTTGGGCATCTACCAGCACATCGGCCGTCGTCCTATTTTCGCTGCGGGAAATTCCGATGGAGACATGCAGATGTTGCAGTATACGACGGTTCGCCGGAGCAGTGACGATGACTTACCCCGGTTTGGACTTTTGGTTCATCACGACGACGCTGATCGCGAGTGGGCTTACGACCGTGACTCCCATTTTGGGAAGCTGGACAAAGCACTTGATGCCGCTTCCGATAACGACTGGCTGGTGGTCAGCATGAAAGACGATTGGGTGTCGATTTATCCGGCAGCTTCTTCCGCTTCGAGCAAAGAATAA
- a CDS encoding tRNA dihydrouridine synthase, producing MPSAKNSRLPWFGEGKFPLYLAPMAGFTDIAFRHLCKRFGADVMVSEFVMCEALLRDAPNVWETIEFTEFQRPMGVQIFGSEPDRMAEAAKAIEERLRPDFLDLNFGCPSEKVTRAEAGCSLLRNLPLLGKIAGAVRHALPNTPVTAKIRIGWDTDSIVASETGKILEDEGMEALAIHGRTRMQGYKGDADMEVIETVARERKIPVIANGSVEDWERIHHLANGATCAGAMIGRGALGNPWIFDRIKEFLRTGEIPPAPTLEERIEALCFFAEELLRSPLGQTRGDSVAWMRPKLKALLKDLPHSRKARVAIDQANNPTELMTVLETISARVAAL from the coding sequence ATGCCTTCCGCAAAGAACAGCCGCCTGCCTTGGTTCGGAGAAGGGAAATTCCCCCTCTATCTTGCCCCGATGGCCGGCTTCACCGACATCGCCTTCCGGCATCTCTGCAAACGATTCGGGGCGGACGTCATGGTGTCGGAGTTCGTGATGTGCGAAGCGCTCCTCCGCGATGCACCGAACGTCTGGGAAACCATCGAATTTACTGAGTTCCAACGGCCGATGGGAGTTCAGATTTTTGGTTCGGAACCTGATCGGATGGCCGAAGCGGCCAAAGCCATCGAGGAACGCCTGCGCCCCGACTTTCTTGACCTCAATTTCGGATGCCCCTCCGAGAAGGTGACGCGGGCGGAGGCGGGATGCTCCCTCCTCCGGAACCTTCCCCTTCTCGGGAAAATCGCCGGCGCAGTGCGACACGCGCTGCCCAACACACCCGTCACGGCAAAGATTCGCATCGGTTGGGACACAGACTCGATTGTCGCCTCGGAGACGGGAAAAATCCTTGAAGACGAAGGAATGGAGGCTTTGGCGATCCACGGGCGCACCCGAATGCAAGGCTACAAGGGCGATGCCGACATGGAGGTCATCGAGACGGTTGCCCGCGAACGCAAAATCCCGGTAATCGCCAACGGCAGCGTCGAAGATTGGGAACGAATCCACCACTTGGCCAACGGTGCGACTTGCGCCGGAGCCATGATCGGGAGAGGAGCCCTCGGCAATCCATGGATCTTTGACCGAATCAAAGAATTCCTCCGCACAGGAGAAATCCCCCCCGCCCCTACGCTGGAAGAACGCATCGAGGCCCTCTGCTTTTTTGCCGAAGAACTCCTTCGTTCGCCTCTCGGCCAGACACGAGGAGATTCCGTCGCCTGGATGCGGCCCAAGCTGAAAGCCCTCCTCAAGGATCTACCTCATAGTCGCAAAGCTCGAGTCGCCATCGATCAAGCCAACAACCCGACAGAGTTGATGACGGTCCTCGAGACCATTTCCGCCCGAGTTGCTGCCCTCTAG